In Chryseobacterium sp., the genomic window TATCATCATTTTTAAAGTATCTCTATAATAAATATCGTAAAAAAGCTGGCATTTTTAATTTGCTAAACTATATTTTGTATATTAGCAATTATCTGATTATTAAATTGATAAAATTCAAAATAGTTCTATAGGGACAGGGAGCTGCTTTCTTGTAGCCGCATACTTGCAAGTTCTTTGGCCATCACAATATTTCAAAACAGAAATGAGTATATTAAGTATGTTTAATCAAAACTAAAAAAATGAAAAAATTATTTACGTCCGCAACTTTTAATGATCAAATAATAAATTTTATCCCCTTAAGAGTTTTTATAGTTTCGTTCTTTCTTTTTTTCACTTTCACATTATCAGCCCAGCCCAGATCGGACGTCGATTACTTAGCCATTTTGAAACGGGCATCAGTTTACAGCAAAGAAAACAACAATAGTTTACCTAAATTTACTTACCAGTCACCTTCCAATCCAGACTTAGTTGACCTTCGCAAACGGTTTAAACTGGATTCCATAGCAGGTTTTGGAAACGAGGCTTCCCGGCTTATTAATTTACTTCATTGGGTGCATAATACAGTTAAACACGATGGCCAAAACGAAAGCGGCATTAAAGATATTAATGCATACACAATCGTTACAGCAGCAAAACAAAGAAATACAGGTGTTTCCTGTGGTGAATTGGCAACCACGCTAAATGACTGCTATCTGGCAATGGGCTGGAAGTCCAGAAAGGTCTACTGCTTTCCCAAAGACAGTTTAGGAATTGACCATGATTCACACGTTATCAATGCAGTTTATCTTTCTTCAAAAAAGAAGTGGGTGTGGATGGATCCAACCAATGATGCCTACGTAATGGATGAACGTGGTGAACTTTTAAGTATAGAAGAGGTGCGAGAGCGGCTTATTACAGGGAAATCCTTAATAGTAAATCCGGATGCGAATTGGAACCGAAAAACTTCAACCGAAAAATCTTACTATCTTGATACTTACATGGCAAAGAATCTTTACAGGTTTTACTGCCCCTTAAGCAGTGAATACAATTATGAAACATGGGGTCAGAACAGACGAGTAACCTATGTTTATCTTTTTCCATTAGACTACAATAAAAAAGTCCCCTTAAAAACAGATGATTATTACAACACAGGTTTAAAGACAGTGTTTAACACCTATAATCTGTTCAATGCAAAACAATTCTGGCAAGCCCCATATTGAAGCCTTATCAGGGAGATATGAAAGTTCTATCCAGGCGTTCCGGGCAAGGTAATCACTTTGTATAACAGAGAAGATGATGCAGTAAGAAAATTCAACACTGAAAAAAGCAGCTAAAAAACAGCATATGCCCATTCAAAACCGAAGATTAATTTTAAGCCAGCTTCTCTTATTAAAAAAAGGGCCCGGATATAAATCCAAGCCCTAACTTTTTCAGCTTACCCACTTCGTGGAATACTGTCTTATTATTCTTTTATAAATTTCTTCTGAACAGTTTTACCATTATCATTGATATCAATTACATAAACACTGTTGATCAGTTTACTGACATTGATTTGATTGTTCAATAAAATGCCCTCTGCAATTAGCTGCCCGGAGATATTGTAAATTTTATATTTAGCTTTTTTACTAATATTTTTTACATACAATACCGTCCTTACAGGATTTGGGTAAATCAGGATATCAGTTTGATCCACAGGATTTACAACGGGCTTTTTATAAATCCTTACTAAATAATCCTCAACTTCTCCATTGGAAAAACCAATACAATTTACAGGAATACCATCTCTCTGCATGGCTACCCTCATTACCACATATTTATGGCTGGTTAAACTTACAAAAGCATCTGCAGGTACACTAAATTTACCTGACACAGGAGAGGATGTATTCGGAGGGGAAACAAACACCCTTTCATTGATATCAAATTCACCATTTCTATTAAAATCAAGCCATACTGCAACCCCTTCATTATACTGGGTACCGGTCCATTTTTTTTCAATGATGATCTCGTTGTCGGCAGATCCCTGGACCATCTCTATAAACGCTTTGGGAGTTCCCGTAAAATCTGTATATACTGATGCTCCTGAAGGATTCTCCATAACTGATTTTTCGCTTGGCTTAACCGTCACTTTCGAAATATGCTCTGCTGCTGAGCTTCCTGACTGCATCTTACAATAGGTTACCGTAGGGGTTATAAAATAATACAGAGGGGTGTAGCCGCCAGGTGTACCATGGCAAATATTTGCTACCTGCATTTCATATTTTGTAAGTTCCGTCAGCCCTGTTAATGTATAAACATTATTGGATGTTGAGACTTCCGTCCAGCTTGGAACACCTACTTTTCTATATTTCAGAACATATGTTGCCCCTGGGAAAGGATCCCATTTGATTTCTGCCCATGTCGGAAAAAGCTGGGTGATCGTTAATCCGGAAGGCGGAAGCTCACAAGTTCTTTCCGTAGTAAACACTTTAGGATTCGAGTACGGATTTGGAGTCGTTTCTCCAACACACTGACTGGCAATCTGAACCTCATATGTAGTAGAGGGATCTAAACCACCAAGAGTATAGGTATTGGCAGGAGCAGCCGGCAGAGAAATAGTTGGATTTGGCCAGCCTGCAACCCCCACTTTTCTCCATCTTAACACATAGTTAGAGTTTACTGCAAATGACCATGTAATCAATGCTGAATTTGCTGTAATATTATTAACTGTAAATGTCGGCGGTGCAGGGTCACATTTTGTCAAAAATTCATTGTGAGAATATGCCCCCGTTGTACCGTCACATACACCAGCTACTTCAATTTCATATAAAGTAGCAGGTAACAAATTGGCTGGCAAATTAAAAATATTGTTTGCCGGTGCAGTGGCTACAGGTACATTTGCAGAAATCCAGTTTGAGGTACCAACAGGCCTGTATCTTACTATATAAGAAGATGCACCTCCGTTTTCAGGCCAGCTGATGGAGGCAGAATTATAAGTAATCCCACTTACGGTTACTGTTGGCGCAGCAGTACTGCACTTCGGAGTGGTAAAGCTGGGTCCTGGGACCCAGACGCTTTTATCATTCGGACTACATACAGAACGAAGCCACCAATAATAGGTAGTATTAGACGATAGTGTCGTTAAGTTTACAGAAGTACCCCCTGAAGTTCCTGTTGGATTTGTACCTGCATTGGGTGCAACATTTGTAGGGGTAAGATAATACTCATACCCGTTGGCAGGGGCCGGAGAAGGGGCTGTCCAGTTCAAGGTACCCATATTAGGCGTTGTTGCAGATGCAGACATTCCGACAGGCTCCCTACAAGCCGCACTGAGAAAAATATTGTCTATAGAGGCCGGAGGCTGCATACCGCCACTGCCATTATTTGTCCATTCAAACACCAGACGCATGGTTGTGCCTGCAAAACTGCTTAAATCTAAATTGTTATTAAGATAAGTCTGCCAGGTAGTCTTCTGGTTAAAATCATTACCCACCTGAATTCTTCCTAATCCTGCCGTAATATTAGCTCCTGCTGCCGGCGTAAAAAATAAAGGGACAAGCCATACTCTTAAGCGGTCCTGTACATTCTCTCCTCCAGCTTTCCAATCAAATGATAACTTACAAATAGTAATTCCCGCCGGAATAGCAATATTCCTGTAGGTATGAACAATGCTTGCTCTAGTTACATCATAGTTATTTGAGAGTCCATAGTTATTTGATATATAAATAGCATTGGGCGGATTGCCGGCAGCAACCCCATACACCCATTGATTATTCTGTGTAGAATTTTCAAAAATAAAATTCCCATTCCCTGCATCAAAGTTCTCACTATATGGGAAAGTCGCGGTTGTACAAGCATTTGAAATAAAGCTGATCACAGCTAAATAAAAAAATGCAATTAAAAGAGGATATTTTTTTCCATATTTTTCACATATAATAAATTAATCGCATAAAAATAATCGTTTAATTGTCAATATACAATACAAAATACATTTAACTTATAAAATAAACAATAATTAAAGTAAAACAATGAATAATATGAAATAAACAAATCTAAATACAATAAAAAATCAACTATATTCTCTATAAAAAAATACAATCTTTTATTAAACAAGACCTTATATCCGGTATGAGGAGCTTATAAAATATAGCATGCAATTGTATTCTGCAAATAAAATAAATAATCCCGAGGCATTATCTTCGAATAAAACGGCAGTGATTCATTTACATCAGAAGAGGAATAATTTCTTTTCATGCTGCCCGATGATGATGGCTTATTGGAACTTCTGAGAAATGTTTTAAGTAGCCAATGAAATTTAAACTATCTTAGCACTTCACTGATCTGCAGGTATGAAAAGTTACAATGCCTCCCAGTAATAATTTCGATAATAAATTTATTATATGTCAAAAATCAGCCATTTCATCCTGTTTCTGGTAGTATTTACCTTCTCTTCGAGTTTATTTGCTCAAAATAGTAAGAAGAAAACTACTGATGATAATATCCCCTGGATCAAGTTTAATTGGGTCGGGGATTATATAGGCAACCATTATTTTGATAAAGCTTACATCAATATCCCGGTTCAGATTGAAGATCTGCCCTATAGATTTGATGCCCAGTTTGATCTTGGATCTTTTGCAACGGTCATATATGGTAAGTCGATCACCCATTACTCTTCTTTTTCTCCTAATCTAAAGGAATCCGGTGATACCCTGCGGATTAAAGGGAGAAAATTCCCATTGTTAAAAAATATTACCCTGCGTCTGGACAAAACTACATTTCCTAATTTGACGGTCGTGAAATTACCCGGTTTTGGCAAAGAGATCCCACCGGATTCCGTAAAGACCAGCAGCGTTAAGCATATTGGTACAATTGGCGTTGATCTGTGTGCCAATAAAACGCTGATCATTGATTACCCTAACCGGAGGATTGCCATTCTCGATGATATTCCTAAAAGTTTTCTGGCCAAAACCGAATTTCTGCCCGCGAAATTTAATAAGGACGACAGAGTGATGATACCATTTGCCATCGGAAATAAAACGGAGTTCCTGATGTTTGATACGGGTTCTAGTGCCTTTCCTATTATCACCTTTCCTAAATATGCCGAACTCATCACAGACCCTAAAGAACCTGTTACTGATTCTTTGGGTGTTTCCAGCTGGGGAGCAGTCCATCAGATGTATAAGAAAAAGATGAACAAACGGATGCATCTGGGTAAAAGCCCGGTTAAAAACGAATATGTGTACTATAGTGATAAAGCAGCAAGCTCACAGAAATTCTTTGATGACAATGGTATTTTTGGGTTTACCGGCAATGTGCTGTTCCTCGATAAAATACTGATCATCGATTTTAAAAATAAGAAGTTTGGAATATTGAAAAAATAAGCAATCATAAAGAGCTGTCTGGGAGATCCAAGCAGCTCTTTCAGTTTTTAACTGATTGCCAGCAAAAAAGTAAATGCCCTACGGCAGCAGAAAATTTATACCAAAGACAACTCCCATTCTGGAAGACAGGAGTAACAAATATCATTTTTGTTATTAAGGAGTTTAAAAAAATACCCAGATGCAGACTATAAACATGTAGTACTTATAGAACTCCTGCACTTGAAAAGGAAACTTTTGAAGACATCACTAGGCCGCTCCTTTTACCTTCACCTCGTTTTTAGCCACCTCATCTTTTTTGTTTCTAAGCTCTCTTTTCATTTTCCTGAAATCCCAGGGAGCAACAGCATGTACATCCTGCCAAAGTCCAACTTTTCCGCGCTGGGCATTTTCCTGCAGTTTTCCTAACGAAGCATCCTTGGAATAAGAGAAATACCACCATCCCAATCCTGCCTTTATCAGCTCTTTTGAAAGATATCTGCCATTGTCATAATACACTTTGGCAATAGATCTGCCGTAACGGTCTGTATCCGTTTCAATAAAGGTAATGGTTTTCCCAAATACCTGATCTGAAGTAAACTGCTTGGCGTTTTTTCCAAACGGCTGTCCTTTTTCCGGACAGTCTACCTCAGCCAGTCTCAGTTTTTTTTGCTGGTTCCCTTTCAGGAGTACTGTGATGGTATCTCCATCTGAAATTTTAATGACTCTTCCACTGGTTTGGGAGAAAATAAGCAGTGGGAAAAACAAGCATCCCAATATCAATCGTTTCATCCCGTAAAGATAGAAATTTAAGACCTCTAAAAATCTATAAATATTCCCATTTTAAAGGATTTTACGAAGTTTTTTTCTTATCTAGCTTCAGTTTTAAAAATAATTTTCGATAACATCCAAAGTATTAGTTTATTCTATTTTGCTGCTTAAAAAGCGAGCGTATCTTTAGAGTTCCCCTTTTGATTTCCTTTCTGTAAATTTTAATCCATCATTGGCTTCATCATTCTGAAGTGCTTTTTCAATGCAGGAATATATATTTTGTAAAGATCTTTTATTTCCACTACAAAAGATTCCATCTTAAGAAATATAGCTTTACCTCCTTTGAAAAGGAGAAAACAAAAAAAGTTAAAAAAACTCCTGTTTTTTAAAATGGCTATAACTCAATGGTTATTAGCAACGTAAAGTTAACGAAAAAGTCAGCTGAAAAATTAATTAAAAATTATTCTTCATTTTATTTTTTTAATTAAAAAAGTATTGTACCTTTGCAACCGCAAAAACGAAGTAAAATTCGTTAATGATGACAGCCAATCGGGGCGTAGCGTAGTCCGGTCATCGCGCCTGGTTTGGGACCAGGAGGTCGCAGGTTCGAATCCTGCCGCCCCGACTTTAAAAAATTCAAGGGTGCGTAGCTCAGCTGGATAGAGCATCTGCCTTCTAAGCAGACGGTCAAAGGTTCGAATCCTTTCGCGCTCACCAAAGGCTCACAATATTTTGTGAGTTTTTTTTAATTTCAAAAGGCTTTGTACCTTTGCGATTGCAAAACAAAGTTATTCTTGATGACCATCCTCGGGGCGTAGCGTAGTCCGGTCATCGCGCCTGGTTTGGGACCAGGAGGTCGCAGGTTCGAATCCTGCCGCCCCGACTTTAAAAAATTCAAGGGTGCGTAGCTCAGCTGGATAGAGCATCTGCCTTCTAAGCAGACGGTCAAAGGTTCGAATCCTTTCGCGCTCACTAATTGAAAATCAAGTCTTTACAGCAATGTAAGGACTTTTTTATTTTTACTCAGGTCTGGGTTAGGGTCAGGTTTTTTAGTAAATGGCAGTAAAAGGAATCTAAAATTATCTTAACAAAAATTTAATCCCTCCTACTCTTTCAACAACACTTCAAGCAAATTTACTTTTATAAAAAATCTTTAAAACTCCAAAATTAGTTTTCTGCCACAAATCACAAAAAAAGCCTGATTTCAGAAAGAGGGGGCATTGCCAAAATCAAAACAACGGGAGGGGCTTGTTGTTCATATAGGGAACTGAACCACAGATAAAGAATAATTCATGATTTAAAAAGAACTTTTATGTGGTTGTGATGATTTATTTAGAGAAATACAAATCTAAACAAATTGAGCCACAATTAAGTAGCTCTAATTTTACAGATTCTTTTTTAACCAATCACTTACTGAAGGATCCAAATTTCTCCAAGCCCCTAAACCACAGGATTTAACAACAAAAAGTCCATCATCATAATCCATAACAGATGCTAAGTGGTCTCTTACTTCAGCAGCAGTTTTTGTTGTTATGATTGCCCAGCAGGATTTTAAAACCTTTGCCCATGTCCCGTAAGACTTTATAGATTTAAACAGGCTCATAATCTTTGGAGTTATTCAAATCGTAGTTAATAATATAACAACTCATATACATTGATTTTTGTACCTCTCAACAAAACGGGTGAGATTGAAATCCCGTTTGCTAGAACCTTTAGAAGTTGTATATTTGCTTTGCTAAAAATAAAGATACCTTCAAGGTTGTCTGCAACTCAGCCATTTTTATAATGTCAATAGTAATACCATTTACATTTTTAACTCAATGGTTGAGTATTTTTCTTAATTATGTGACATAATGTCTTTTACCCCCCTTACCACTTCCAATATTTTTAGCTTTTATTACTCTACTATTCGGTGAGATAATAAGTTTTTTCAGTGTGATTTAGTTAAATGATGATTTCACATTCTGGATAAAGCCTAATTTTCATCATTATTACTTAATGATTATAAAAAAGGGTTGATAATCTTTGCTTTAAGTTTAAAAAAAACAATATTTATATGTTGAAAATTTCAATTAAAATAAATTCACATATTGATACAAATATCAATTACATTCATTACAACGTGAAATATTAATAGACATAATCACTTTTCATTAATGAAGCTGATGATTTTAAATATTGGAGTTATCAATAAAAAGCTGTTAAAATTTGTTTTTATGCCATAAAATACATTTATTTGACATAATATTCACTAATCAATACATATTTATAGTGAATTTAATAAAACTATTTATTAACAATTTAAATTTAAACATGATGAAAACAAAATCATTAGAAAAATTAGCAAGCTTTGAGCTTAAAAACGAAAAATTAGCAACTGTTTTAGGAGGACAAGGAGGTCCTGCTGCACCAACTCTGTCTATTGATGTTGAAACTACTGGAGCAGGTGAAACATGTTTTTTAGGTAAATGTGTAACATATTCTTCAGACACAAGACTTGCCAATGGTGGAATTTATTTTGAACTGGATCAAGTAGTTGATAAACCTTGCTAATTCTTAATTTTATTAAAATTTGAGAAGCTTAATTAAGCTTCTCTTTTTATAAAAGTATTATGAAACAATTATTAATGTTAGTTTTTTTTATATTTAGTATTTATGCTAAATCTCAAAACTACGTTTTAAGAGATTCAACTTTAATTAAATATTATAATTTAACTAATGAGGCAGAAAACAAGATTATAAATAATGATTTGATTGGTGCAAATAGTCTATATAAGAGCGCTTACAGAGAGTTTAAATATCCACACGCAAAAGATTTACATAATGCATTGAAAATAGCTTTAAAAGTAAAAGATATTGAAACTGCATACGATTACTATCGATCTTTAAAATGTTTAGGGAAAGAGTTTGATGAAGATTTTTTAAAGGAAAATTTTAAAAATCCTGAACCGTTTAAACAGCAATTGTGTAAAAATGTAATTGATTTAAAATATAAAAAAAGCTTAGATTCATTATTTGACATAGATCAATATTATAGAAAATTATCTAAAGGAAATTATACTTCATACAGAAAGGAGCTCACAAAAAGTGATAGTATTGCTTCTATAAACCTGTTAAAACTCATCAAGAAAAAAGGGTTCCCAAATGAGTATAATATTGGATTAAGTATGAAAAATGATGTGTATTTTCATAACTTCTATTATATTATTTGGCATCAGTTGGCATCCAATAATATTAGCAGTCAGAAAGTTAATTTTTCAAATGAAATAGTCAAGGCTTTAAATGATGGAAAAATAAGACCAGACATAGCTGGATTTTTACTTGATTTAAATAATAACACTTATGATTATTCTTATTTCAAAATTTATCAATTTAATTCAAATGATGGAAAATCCGATTGTTGTTATGTGAATAAAGATTTTTTACCTGGAAATAGAAATGAAAGTTCTCTTAAAAAAATCCAACAAGTTAATGATAAAAGAAAGTTACTTGGTTTATCATCAACAGAAGATGAAATACGTAAAAGCATATTCTTCCTGAATAATAAAGAATATATATTTTCAAATAATGTACTTGAAGGCTTTAATTTTAGAGATCCTAAAGATGCAGAACAATTTAAAAACCTTATGATAAAACTTAATGATACTGCTCATTAGTGTTGATAATGATACTATGACTGATGAAATATGTAGTTGGTTATCTTATCAAAATAAAGAGTTTGTGCGATTAAATGAAAATCAATACATTACCAAAGTATCTTTTGATTTCCATAATAATGCTTTCAAGATTTCTATAAATGATATTGAATACAATTTAAATAATTTTAAATCAGTGTTTTATAGAAATGGTGGAATTTATTATGATATACCTAAACAAGAAATAGATAATAGTTTAGTTGAATTTTATAATTCAGAATTTAGATCAATAACCGAGTTTATCTATTATTATTTAAAAATAAATGGAGCAAGTATATTTGGAAATCTTTTCACCAAAGAAGTCAACAAATTAGAGGTTTTATTTTTGGCTAAATCTTTGGGCATAAAAGTTCCTGACACCTATATTTTATCACAATTAAAAGACTTGGCAAAAATTGATTCTTCCCAGAAATATATTACCAAAGCTGTTTCAGAAATGAAACCTATTTTCGTTGAGAATGCATTGTATTTAAATTATACTCATGAAATAGACATTAACCATATTCAGAATAAAAAAGAGAATATTATACCCTCTCTTATACAAGAGAAAATACATAACATTTATGAAGTAAGGGTGTTTTTCTTTGAAAAGAAAATTTGGGCTGTTGCTACATTTGATTTCTCAGATAATATTGATATTAGAAATATAAAAGACAGTGATAAGAAATACCTGCCCTGTAAGCTTCCTATTGAGATACAGAGAAAAATCCTTAAAATGGCAAAAACATTAAATTTAAAGTGCGGTACAATAGATTTAATAAAATCAGAAGATGACTTTTACTTTTTAGAGATAAATCCTTTAGGACAATTTCATCAAGTTAGTTATTATGGTAATTATCAGATTGAAAAATATATCGCAGACTTATTATGAAAGAAGAAGAGATACTACATTTAAATGGGATTGAATTTTCATTACAGGAATGGAGAAAGAGTAACAATATATCAAAAGTTAAATTTTCTAAAAATAAAAATAAGAAGACTAGTAAGACCAGAATTTATCGTTCACCCAAATATTATTCACTTTTATATTAAAAGATGTTTTTAAAATTATTTGATTCCGTTAAGATTACCAAAGGGGCTAAAAACTCTATCATTTTTGATACAAATACTGGCTTTTTAAAACTCATTCCAAATGCTTTCTTTGACTTACTATCAAATGAAAAGCAAAATTATGCTGTATTAAAAAAGCAGTTAGACCCTAGTAGTTTAGAGGCTTTAGAAGAATATCTGAGTTTTATAATTGACAATAATCTGGGATTTATAATAAGTTCTAAAAAAGAATTGCAGAGTTTTCAAAGCAAATCTCATTTTAATGAAATACCTTCTCATGTTGATTATTTAATTTTAGATATTAATAATTCAAGAATTTTAAATAACAATCTAATAAAACAGGTTTGTAATTTAAAAATTAAATATTTGCAAATAAGATTTTTAGAGTTAGGATCAAACGAAATAATAGAAATAATTTCTAAACTAGAACAGTTTAATGATTTCAACATCAATGAAATTTCTATTATTGCAGAATATAGTATTGAGCTACTTTCATTCATTAAAGAAAATAGTTATAAAATCTCAAATAAATTTCTTAGCATTGTATTACATTCATCTAATGAACAAGATTTTCAGATGTTAGACCATGTTAATATAACTGTTATTAAAAATAAAATTAAGATCCCTTTAAGCTGTGGTTTTATTGATTTGAAAAATGTTAATCTTAATCGCTTTTTTTATTTGGAGGCTCAGTGTCATAACTCTTGTCTTTATAAAAAAATAGGAATTGATAAAGAAGGCAACATTAAAAACTGCCCTTCTATGTCTCAAAGTTTTGGAAATATAAAGGAGACAACATTGGAAAATACTCTCAATCATTCTGAATTTAAGAAATATTGGAACTTAACCAAAGATAGTATTGAAGTTTGCAAAGATTGTGAATTTCGATATATCTGCACAGATTGTAGAGCATACACAGAACAAACCCATATCAGCAAAGAAGGATTAGATATTTCCAAGCCTTTAAAATGTGGCTACAATCCATATACTGGTGAATGGGAAGAGTGGAGTACAAATCCACTAAAACAAAAAGCAATTGAGCATTATCGGATGTAGGATTTGAAGTAAGAATTAATTTTACAAAAACATAAATGACTTTACCCAAGTGGTATACTTTACTATGAAATATTTATTTACATTATTTTTCAGTTTTAGTTCTGTATAATTGTAATACAAGAACAAAATATACATTAGATTGTAAAAATCCTATTGTTGATTACAGTACAAATTATGAAGCTAACGATCAAATACTTT contains:
- a CDS encoding fibronectin type III domain-containing protein, producing the protein MISFISNACTTATFPYSENFDAGNGNFIFENSTQNNQWVYGVAAGNPPNAIYISNNYGLSNNYDVTRASIVHTYRNIAIPAGITICKLSFDWKAGGENVQDRLRVWLVPLFFTPAAGANITAGLGRIQVGNDFNQKTTWQTYLNNNLDLSSFAGTTMRLVFEWTNNGSGGMQPPASIDNIFLSAACREPVGMSASATTPNMGTLNWTAPSPAPANGYEYYLTPTNVAPNAGTNPTGTSGGTSVNLTTLSSNTTYYWWLRSVCSPNDKSVWVPGPSFTTPKCSTAAPTVTVSGITYNSASISWPENGGASSYIVRYRPVGTSNWISANVPVATAPANNIFNLPANLLPATLYEIEVAGVCDGTTGAYSHNEFLTKCDPAPPTFTVNNITANSALITWSFAVNSNYVLRWRKVGVAGWPNPTISLPAAPANTYTLGGLDPSTTYEVQIASQCVGETTPNPYSNPKVFTTERTCELPPSGLTITQLFPTWAEIKWDPFPGATYVLKYRKVGVPSWTEVSTSNNVYTLTGLTELTKYEMQVANICHGTPGGYTPLYYFITPTVTYCKMQSGSSAAEHISKVTVKPSEKSVMENPSGASVYTDFTGTPKAFIEMVQGSADNEIIIEKKWTGTQYNEGVAVWLDFNRNGEFDINERVFVSPPNTSSPVSGKFSVPADAFVSLTSHKYVVMRVAMQRDGIPVNCIGFSNGEVEDYLVRIYKKPVVNPVDQTDILIYPNPVRTVLYVKNISKKAKYKIYNISGQLIAEGILLNNQINVSKLINSVYVIDINDNGKTVQKKFIKE
- the gwsS gene encoding grasp-with-spasm system SPASM domain peptide maturase, whose product is MFLKLFDSVKITKGAKNSIIFDTNTGFLKLIPNAFFDLLSNEKQNYAVLKKQLDPSSLEALEEYLSFIIDNNLGFIISSKKELQSFQSKSHFNEIPSHVDYLILDINNSRILNNNLIKQVCNLKIKYLQIRFLELGSNEIIEIISKLEQFNDFNINEISIIAEYSIELLSFIKENSYKISNKFLSIVLHSSNEQDFQMLDHVNITVIKNKIKIPLSCGFIDLKNVNLNRFFYLEAQCHNSCLYKKIGIDKEGNIKNCPSMSQSFGNIKETTLENTLNHSEFKKYWNLTKDSIEVCKDCEFRYICTDCRAYTEQTHISKEGLDISKPLKCGYNPYTGEWEEWSTNPLKQKAIEHYRM
- a CDS encoding thermonuclease family protein encodes the protein MKRLILGCLFFPLLIFSQTSGRVIKISDGDTITVLLKGNQQKKLRLAEVDCPEKGQPFGKNAKQFTSDQVFGKTITFIETDTDRYGRSIAKVYYDNGRYLSKELIKAGLGWWYFSYSKDASLGKLQENAQRGKVGLWQDVHAVAPWDFRKMKRELRNKKDEVAKNEVKVKGAA
- a CDS encoding transglutaminase domain-containing protein, producing the protein MKKLFTSATFNDQIINFIPLRVFIVSFFLFFTFTLSAQPRSDVDYLAILKRASVYSKENNNSLPKFTYQSPSNPDLVDLRKRFKLDSIAGFGNEASRLINLLHWVHNTVKHDGQNESGIKDINAYTIVTAAKQRNTGVSCGELATTLNDCYLAMGWKSRKVYCFPKDSLGIDHDSHVINAVYLSSKKKWVWMDPTNDAYVMDERGELLSIEEVRERLITGKSLIVNPDANWNRKTSTEKSYYLDTYMAKNLYRFYCPLSSEYNYETWGQNRRVTYVYLFPLDYNKKVPLKTDDYYNTGLKTVFNTYNLFNAKQFWQAPY